A region from the Silene latifolia isolate original U9 population chromosome 7, ASM4854445v1, whole genome shotgun sequence genome encodes:
- the LOC141593162 gene encoding protein FAR1-RELATED SEQUENCE 5-like gives MLALAVQHKYVHYWVTDQETDELTHVFMSHPEAVKMFRSYYYVVQIYSTYKTNEYRLPLVEMVGVTPVGKSFVIAYALVTHESEEKYLWVLRKLKALLNDVVQPNVIVTDCEGGLLNAIPIVFPDSSHLLCLWHIYSNVETKALDITKQDGWAKHITFTLFTAVVEAETEERFNVAWGKLAREWAGVAAYIERQWFPHLEKWAKYRTNKISHFGNTSTSRVESAHANLKRW, from the coding sequence ATGTTAGCACTTGCGGTTCAGCATAAGTACGTTCATTATTGGGTCACTGATCAGGAGACTGACGAGCTAACCCACGTGTTCATGTCTCATCCCGAAGCCGTTAAGATGTTTCGATCATACTATTATGTGGTACAGATCTATTCCACGTACAAGACAAATGAataccgtcttccgcttgttgaGATGGTTGGAGTCACACCCGTCGGGAAGAGCTTTGTCATCGCGTATGCTCTTGTGACGCATGAGTCCGAGGAGAAATATTTGTGGGTCCTACGGAAACTGAAGGCCCTGCTCAATGATGTCGTTCAACCTAATGTTATTGTTACTGATTGCGAGGGAGGTTTGTTGAACGCGATtcccattgtttttccggattcgTCTCACTTGCTATGTCTTTGGCATATATATTCTAACGTGGAGACGAAAGCACTTGATATCACGAAACAAGATGGTTGGGCTAAGCACATAACTTTTACCTTGTTTACTGCGGTTGTCGAGGCGGAGACCGAAGAAAGGTTTAATGTTGCGTGGGGCAAATTGGCAAGGGAATGGGCGGGAGTGGCGGCTTATATtgagaggcaatggttcccgcactTGGAAAAATGGGCCAAGTATAGAACGAACAAGATAAGTCATTTTGGGAATACTTCTACATCCCGGGTTGAGTCGGCTCATGCGAATTTGAAGAGATGGTGA
- the LOC141591452 gene encoding uncharacterized protein LOC141591452 isoform X8, translating to MQIGQKLGGNLARGGTPKSARYSGMPGLCVELSLAHHPGHCGIFGAGDPQQVMSTRMQQQQLNRPSMLMLSIVFRGMTLLMEGGNGVGDATDYGNVEDVTRLRRSRQ from the exons ATGCAAATTGGCCAGAAATTAGGCGGCAACTTAGCCCGGGGAGGAACCCCAAAATCGGCCAGATATAGTG GTATGCCAGGTTTATGTGTGGAACTGTCACTGGCTCATCATCCAG GGCATTGTGGTATCTTTGGAGCAGGCGATCCACAGCAGGTCATGAGCACGAGGATGCAG CAGCAACAATTGAACAGGCCTTCAATGCTCATGCTCTCTATTGTGTTCCGTGGCATGACACTCTTG ATGGAGGGAGGCAATGGTGTAGGCGACGCAACTGACTATGGAAACGTTGAAGATGTTACACGGCTGAGAAG GTCTAGACAGTAG
- the LOC141591452 gene encoding uncharacterized protein LOC141591452 isoform X5, with the protein MQIGQKLGGNLARGGTPKSARYSGMPGLCVELSLAHHPGHCGIFGAGDPQQVMSTRMQQQQLNRPSMLMLSIVFRGMTLLMEGGNGVGDATDYGNVEDVTRLRRWCEMQGIMLLVIMSRQ; encoded by the exons ATGCAAATTGGCCAGAAATTAGGCGGCAACTTAGCCCGGGGAGGAACCCCAAAATCGGCCAGATATAGTG GTATGCCAGGTTTATGTGTGGAACTGTCACTGGCTCATCATCCAG GGCATTGTGGTATCTTTGGAGCAGGCGATCCACAGCAGGTCATGAGCACGAGGATGCAG CAGCAACAATTGAACAGGCCTTCAATGCTCATGCTCTCTATTGTGTTCCGTGGCATGACACTCTTG ATGGAGGGAGGCAATGGTGTAGGCGACGCAACTGACTATGGAAACGTTGAAGATGTTACACGGCTGAGAAGGTGGTGCGAAATGCAGGGGATAATGTTGCTGGTGATAAT GTCTAGACAGTAG
- the LOC141591452 gene encoding uncharacterized protein LOC141591452 isoform X6 → MQIGQKLGGNLARGGTPKSARYSGMPGLCVELSLAHHPGHCGIFGAGDPQQVMSTRMQQQQLNRPSMLMLSIVFRGMTLLMEGGNGVGDATDYGNVEDVTRLRRWCEMQGIMLLV, encoded by the exons ATGCAAATTGGCCAGAAATTAGGCGGCAACTTAGCCCGGGGAGGAACCCCAAAATCGGCCAGATATAGTG GTATGCCAGGTTTATGTGTGGAACTGTCACTGGCTCATCATCCAG GGCATTGTGGTATCTTTGGAGCAGGCGATCCACAGCAGGTCATGAGCACGAGGATGCAG CAGCAACAATTGAACAGGCCTTCAATGCTCATGCTCTCTATTGTGTTCCGTGGCATGACACTCTTG ATGGAGGGAGGCAATGGTGTAGGCGACGCAACTGACTATGGAAACGTTGAAGATGTTACACGGCTGAGAAGGTGGTGCGAAATGCAGGGGATAATGTTGCTG GTCTAG
- the LOC141591452 gene encoding uncharacterized protein LOC141591452 isoform X12, with amino-acid sequence MQIGQKLGGNLARGGTPKSARYSGMPGLCVELSLAHHPGHCGIFGAGDPQQVMSTRMQMEGGNGVGDATDYGNVEDVTRLRRWCEMQGIMLLV; translated from the exons ATGCAAATTGGCCAGAAATTAGGCGGCAACTTAGCCCGGGGAGGAACCCCAAAATCGGCCAGATATAGTG GTATGCCAGGTTTATGTGTGGAACTGTCACTGGCTCATCATCCAG GGCATTGTGGTATCTTTGGAGCAGGCGATCCACAGCAGGTCATGAGCACGAGGATGCAG ATGGAGGGAGGCAATGGTGTAGGCGACGCAACTGACTATGGAAACGTTGAAGATGTTACACGGCTGAGAAGGTGGTGCGAAATGCAGGGGATAATGTTGCTG GTCTAG
- the LOC141591452 gene encoding uncharacterized protein LOC141591452 isoform X7: protein MQIGQKLGGNLARGGTPKSARYSGMPGLCVELSLAHHPGHCGIFGAGDPQQVMSTRMQQQQLNRPSMLMLSIVFRGMTLLMEGGNGVGDATDYGNVEDVTRLRRLASSS, encoded by the exons ATGCAAATTGGCCAGAAATTAGGCGGCAACTTAGCCCGGGGAGGAACCCCAAAATCGGCCAGATATAGTG GTATGCCAGGTTTATGTGTGGAACTGTCACTGGCTCATCATCCAG GGCATTGTGGTATCTTTGGAGCAGGCGATCCACAGCAGGTCATGAGCACGAGGATGCAG CAGCAACAATTGAACAGGCCTTCAATGCTCATGCTCTCTATTGTGTTCCGTGGCATGACACTCTTG ATGGAGGGAGGCAATGGTGTAGGCGACGCAACTGACTATGGAAACGTTGAAGATGTTACACGGCTGAGAAG ACTTGCCTCCTCGTCTTAA
- the LOC141591452 gene encoding uncharacterized protein LOC141591452 isoform X3, whose translation MQIGQKLGGNLARGGTPKSARYSGMPGLCVELSLAHHPGHCGIFGAGDPQQVMSTRMQQQQLNRPSMLMLSIVFRGMTLLMEGGNGVGDATDYGNVEDVTRLRRWCEMQGIMLLVIMFPLAFLSSYLIFCTPFAVLTYTKVKLRA comes from the exons ATGCAAATTGGCCAGAAATTAGGCGGCAACTTAGCCCGGGGAGGAACCCCAAAATCGGCCAGATATAGTG GTATGCCAGGTTTATGTGTGGAACTGTCACTGGCTCATCATCCAG GGCATTGTGGTATCTTTGGAGCAGGCGATCCACAGCAGGTCATGAGCACGAGGATGCAG CAGCAACAATTGAACAGGCCTTCAATGCTCATGCTCTCTATTGTGTTCCGTGGCATGACACTCTTG ATGGAGGGAGGCAATGGTGTAGGCGACGCAACTGACTATGGAAACGTTGAAGATGTTACACGGCTGAGAAGGTGGTGCGAAATGCAGGGGATAATGTTGCTGGTGATAATGTTCCCTCTTGCTTTCTTGTCATCTTATTTGATATTTTGTACACCCTTTGCGGTTCTGACCTACACCAAAGTAAAGCTGAGGGCATAG
- the LOC141591452 gene encoding uncharacterized protein LOC141591452 isoform X13, translating to MQIGQKLGGNLARGGTPKSARYSGMPGLCVELSLAHHPGRALWYLWSRRSTAGHEHEDAAATIEQAFNAHALYCVPWHDTLDGGRQWCRRRN from the exons ATGCAAATTGGCCAGAAATTAGGCGGCAACTTAGCCCGGGGAGGAACCCCAAAATCGGCCAGATATAGTG GTATGCCAGGTTTATGTGTGGAACTGTCACTGGCTCATCATCCAG GCAGGGCATTGTGGTATCTTTGGAGCAGGCGATCCACAGCAGGTCATGAGCACGAGGATGCAG CAGCAACAATTGAACAGGCCTTCAATGCTCATGCTCTCTATTGTGTTCCGTGGCATGACACTCTTG ATGGAGGGAGGCAATGGTGTAGGCGACGCAACTGA
- the LOC141591452 gene encoding uncharacterized protein LOC141591452 isoform X9, with amino-acid sequence MQIGQKLGGNLARGGTPKSARYSGMPGLCVELSLAHHPGRALWYLWSRRSTAGHEHEDAAATIEQAFNAHALYCVPWHDTLGGVVWKGVWRICKSLKW; translated from the exons ATGCAAATTGGCCAGAAATTAGGCGGCAACTTAGCCCGGGGAGGAACCCCAAAATCGGCCAGATATAGTG GTATGCCAGGTTTATGTGTGGAACTGTCACTGGCTCATCATCCAG GCAGGGCATTGTGGTATCTTTGGAGCAGGCGATCCACAGCAGGTCATGAGCACGAGGATGCAG CAGCAACAATTGAACAGGCCTTCAATGCTCATGCTCTCTATTGTGTTCCGTGGCATGACACTCTTG GTGGGGTGGTTTGGAAAGGAGTATGGCGAATATGTAAAAGTTTAAAGTGGTAA
- the LOC141591452 gene encoding uncharacterized protein LOC141591452 isoform X10 has translation MQIGQKLGGNLARGGTPKSARYSGMPGLCVELSLAHHPGRALWYLWSRRSTAGHEHEDAAATIEQAFNAHALYCVPWHDTLGGVVWKGVWRICKSLK, from the exons ATGCAAATTGGCCAGAAATTAGGCGGCAACTTAGCCCGGGGAGGAACCCCAAAATCGGCCAGATATAGTG GTATGCCAGGTTTATGTGTGGAACTGTCACTGGCTCATCATCCAG GCAGGGCATTGTGGTATCTTTGGAGCAGGCGATCCACAGCAGGTCATGAGCACGAGGATGCAG CAGCAACAATTGAACAGGCCTTCAATGCTCATGCTCTCTATTGTGTTCCGTGGCATGACACTCTTG GTGGGGTGGTTTGGAAAGGAGTATGGCGAATATGTAAAAGTTTAAAGTG
- the LOC141591452 gene encoding uncharacterized protein LOC141591452 isoform X11, whose protein sequence is MQIGQKLGGNLARGGTPKSARYSGMPGLCVELSLAHHPGHCGIFGAGDPQQVMSTRMQQQQLNRPSMLMLSIVFRGMTLLVGWFGKEYGEYVKV, encoded by the exons ATGCAAATTGGCCAGAAATTAGGCGGCAACTTAGCCCGGGGAGGAACCCCAAAATCGGCCAGATATAGTG GTATGCCAGGTTTATGTGTGGAACTGTCACTGGCTCATCATCCAG GGCATTGTGGTATCTTTGGAGCAGGCGATCCACAGCAGGTCATGAGCACGAGGATGCAG CAGCAACAATTGAACAGGCCTTCAATGCTCATGCTCTCTATTGTGTTCCGTGGCATGACACTCTTG GTGGGGTGGTTTGGAAAGGAGTATGGCGAATATGTAAAAGTTTAA